A single genomic interval of Solimonas sp. K1W22B-7 harbors:
- a CDS encoding type III pantothenate kinase, with the protein MILLLDIGNSRIKAARAGSGGIEAVSAIAHAGDPAVALQQLPPEKPQHIAVANVTGAAHEQQIGAALQARYGIAPAFARTQASCGGLRLAYAQPERLGVDRWLMMLALWREAAGPFGVAGAGTALTYDAVDATGQHLGGFIAAGLGTHLQAVLGATRFGTGDLGQQYSDGLGQDTEACVRQGAFLACLGALEHAARRHPAARQVISGGDGPLLQPWLPAWSARPQLVLEGLLAWTRMNSPGG; encoded by the coding sequence ATGATCCTGCTGCTCGACATCGGCAACAGCCGCATCAAGGCCGCACGGGCCGGCAGCGGCGGCATCGAGGCCGTCAGCGCCATCGCCCATGCCGGCGATCCCGCTGTCGCGCTGCAACAACTGCCGCCGGAGAAGCCGCAGCACATCGCCGTGGCCAACGTCACCGGCGCCGCGCACGAGCAGCAGATCGGCGCTGCATTGCAGGCACGCTACGGCATCGCTCCGGCCTTTGCGCGCACGCAGGCCTCCTGCGGCGGCCTGCGGCTGGCCTATGCGCAGCCGGAACGGCTGGGCGTGGATCGCTGGCTGATGATGCTGGCGCTGTGGCGCGAAGCTGCAGGCCCGTTTGGCGTGGCCGGCGCCGGCACCGCGCTGACCTACGACGCGGTCGATGCGACGGGTCAGCATCTCGGCGGCTTCATCGCCGCCGGCCTGGGCACGCACCTGCAGGCCGTGCTCGGAGCGACGCGTTTCGGTACCGGCGACCTGGGCCAGCAATACAGCGACGGCCTGGGGCAGGACACCGAGGCCTGCGTGCGACAGGGCGCATTCCTTGCCTGCCTCGGTGCACTGGAGCATGCGGCGCGGCGCCATCCGGCGGCGCGGCAGGTCATCAGCGGCGGCGACGGACCATTGCTGCAGCCCTGGCTGCCGGCCTGGTCGGCACGGCCGCAACTGGTGCTGGAAGGCCTGCTGGCCTGGACACGCATGAATTCCCCAGGCGGATGA
- a CDS encoding biotin--[acetyl-CoA-carboxylase] ligase, whose protein sequence is MAQPLIEAERLKLVDALADGAWHSGEDLAAVAGITRAGLAKRVEKLRDWGLEVEARQGLGYRLPQPLERLQRQLIDAPLRFDILTATDSTNTRLLDSDPAQDPQALLAEYQTAGRGRRGREWRSPFAANMYLSLAWSFPAWPPSLSALPLVVGVLCAQALREQGAAGVGLKWPNDLYAQGRKLGGILIEHRGEAGGNCRVVIGIGINVAMSAAQAEGLTQPWISLTEISAAPPARNRLAAALLRRLADGIAHFESLGFEAFASEWAALDLANGRPVRVLQGEREYEGIGRGVDAQGALIVEALGQYQTLHSGEISLRLA, encoded by the coding sequence ATGGCTCAGCCGCTGATCGAAGCCGAGCGGCTCAAGCTCGTCGATGCCCTCGCCGACGGCGCCTGGCATTCGGGCGAGGATCTCGCCGCCGTCGCCGGCATCACCCGCGCGGGCCTGGCCAAGCGCGTCGAGAAGCTGCGCGACTGGGGCCTGGAGGTGGAAGCACGCCAGGGCCTGGGCTACCGCCTGCCGCAGCCGCTGGAGCGCCTGCAGCGGCAACTGATCGACGCGCCGCTGCGCTTCGACATCCTCACCGCCACCGACTCCACCAACACGCGCCTGCTCGACAGCGACCCGGCGCAGGACCCGCAGGCCCTGCTGGCCGAGTACCAGACCGCCGGCCGCGGGCGCCGCGGGCGCGAATGGCGCTCGCCCTTCGCCGCCAACATGTACCTGTCGCTGGCCTGGTCCTTCCCGGCCTGGCCGCCCAGCCTCAGCGCGCTGCCGCTGGTGGTCGGCGTGCTCTGCGCCCAGGCCCTGCGGGAGCAGGGCGCCGCCGGCGTCGGCCTGAAGTGGCCCAACGACCTCTATGCGCAGGGCCGCAAGCTCGGCGGCATCCTGATCGAGCATCGCGGCGAAGCCGGCGGCAACTGCCGCGTCGTGATCGGCATCGGAATCAACGTCGCGATGAGCGCGGCGCAGGCCGAAGGGCTCACCCAGCCCTGGATCTCGCTCACGGAAATTTCCGCCGCGCCGCCCGCGCGCAACCGGCTCGCCGCCGCATTGCTGCGCCGGCTGGCGGATGGCATCGCCCACTTCGAATCGCTGGGCTTCGAGGCCTTCGCGTCCGAATGGGCGGCACTGGACCTGGCCAACGGCCGCCCGGTGCGCGTGCTGCAGGGCGAACGCGAATACGAAGGCATCGGCCGTGGGGTCGATGCGCAGGGCGCACTGATCGTCGAGGCCCTGGGGCAATACCAGACGCTGCATTCCGGCGAGATCAGCCTGCGGCTCGCATGA
- the plsY gene encoding glycerol-3-phosphate 1-O-acyltransferase PlsY, which translates to MIEAIVKFLLAYLIGTIMGGQVVGALRGGVDLRQHGSGNVGATNALRTQGKGFALAVLLIDVGKGIAASLLLPLLAWPWTEAQPWPQDWQAYACGVGVALGHCYPVWYRFQGGKGVATLAGVFGALLPAALPWLLGGFIVVTILSGYVALASVSAAVLALFYIACIDARGALSAAGAFTAAMTLLVVWKHRENLLRIARGQEHRFEKARLLHRWLSR; encoded by the coding sequence ATGATCGAAGCAATCGTGAAATTCCTGCTGGCCTACCTGATCGGCACGATCATGGGCGGGCAGGTCGTCGGCGCGCTGCGCGGCGGTGTCGACCTGCGCCAGCACGGCAGCGGCAACGTCGGCGCCACCAATGCCCTGCGCACGCAGGGCAAGGGCTTCGCCCTCGCCGTGCTGCTGATCGACGTCGGCAAGGGCATCGCCGCATCGCTGCTGCTGCCGCTGCTGGCCTGGCCCTGGACGGAAGCACAGCCCTGGCCGCAGGACTGGCAGGCCTATGCCTGCGGCGTCGGCGTGGCCCTGGGCCACTGCTACCCGGTCTGGTACCGCTTCCAGGGCGGCAAGGGCGTGGCGACGCTGGCCGGTGTGTTCGGCGCCCTGCTGCCGGCAGCCCTGCCCTGGCTGCTCGGCGGCTTCATCGTCGTCACCATCCTCAGCGGCTACGTCGCCCTGGCCTCGGTCAGTGCCGCGGTGCTGGCACTGTTCTACATCGCCTGCATCGACGCGCGCGGCGCGCTGTCTGCCGCGGGCGCCTTCACCGCCGCCATGACCCTGCTGGTGGTGTGGAAGCACCGCGAGAACCTGCTGCGCATCGCGCGCGGCCAGGAACACCGTTTCGAAAAAGCCCGGCTGCTGCACCGATGGCTCAGCCGCTGA
- a CDS encoding M61 family metallopeptidase, with protein sequence MSTIRYRIQPSHPREHYYTVQCRLENPDPQGQVFRLPSWIRGSYLVRDFAKHVQELHASAGGNPLAIERLDKRSFRCAPCIGPLTLDYRVYAFDESVRKAFLDTRRGFFNASSLCYRADGTGDIEIDIEPPQDPACEGWRLATTLDPLQVDASGYGRYRAADYEDLIDHPVEMGRYARLDFDVDGIPHALVLSGRHAIDVPRITRDLTRICHVQRELFGQQPALREYLFLTYVTGNGYGGLEHRASTALICSRKDLPAPGDPRFTKDYRSFLGLCSHEYFHLWNVKRITAQRFLESDLAAEAYSRDLWHYEGLTSYYDDLFLLRAGVLDAPAYLDLVAENATRLQRTPGRLVQTLADSSFDTWIKYYQPDENTPNAGVSYYIKGGLASLCLDLQLRLHSKVTLDDVLRTLWQRYGAAGIGVPEGGLEQVAQELSGLDLREFFDELLRTTEELPLAELLAAFGVDSRQRPAVSDADAGGRVTGEAPGAWAGLKLRAGEMRIAYVAAGSPAAQAGLSVNDQLVAIDGLRIGPANGMALLAALPPGQPVTLHFFRGDELLEATLTPAAPPADTWTLTLVAAEGEVLARRMAWLGI encoded by the coding sequence ATGAGCACGATCCGCTACCGCATCCAGCCCAGTCACCCGCGCGAGCACTACTACACGGTGCAGTGCCGGCTCGAAAACCCCGACCCGCAGGGCCAGGTGTTCCGCCTGCCGTCCTGGATCCGCGGCAGCTACCTGGTGCGCGACTTCGCCAAGCACGTGCAGGAACTGCACGCCAGCGCCGGCGGCAACCCGCTGGCGATCGAGCGGCTCGACAAGCGCAGTTTCCGCTGCGCCCCATGCATCGGCCCGCTGACGCTGGACTACCGCGTGTACGCCTTCGACGAATCGGTGCGCAAGGCCTTCCTCGACACCCGCCGCGGCTTCTTCAATGCCAGTTCGCTGTGCTACCGCGCCGACGGCACGGGCGACATCGAGATCGACATCGAGCCGCCGCAGGACCCGGCCTGCGAAGGCTGGCGGCTGGCGACCACGCTCGACCCGCTACAGGTCGACGCCAGCGGCTACGGCCGCTACCGCGCGGCCGACTACGAGGACCTGATCGACCACCCGGTGGAGATGGGCCGCTACGCGCGCCTGGACTTCGACGTGGACGGCATCCCGCATGCGCTGGTGCTGTCGGGCCGCCATGCCATCGACGTGCCGCGCATCACCCGCGATCTCACCCGCATCTGCCACGTGCAGCGCGAGTTGTTCGGCCAGCAGCCGGCGCTGCGCGAGTACCTGTTCCTGACCTACGTCACCGGCAACGGCTACGGCGGCCTGGAGCACCGCGCCTCCACCGCGCTGATCTGCTCGCGCAAGGACCTGCCGGCGCCGGGTGATCCCCGCTTCACCAAGGACTACCGCAGCTTCCTCGGGCTGTGCAGCCACGAGTACTTCCACCTCTGGAACGTCAAGCGCATCACCGCGCAGCGCTTCCTGGAATCGGACCTCGCCGCCGAGGCCTACAGCCGCGACCTCTGGCACTACGAGGGCCTGACCTCGTACTACGACGACCTGTTCCTGCTGCGCGCCGGCGTGCTCGATGCCCCCGCCTACCTCGACCTGGTGGCGGAGAACGCCACGCGCCTGCAGCGCACGCCAGGACGGCTGGTGCAGACCCTGGCCGACTCCAGCTTCGATACCTGGATCAAGTACTACCAGCCCGACGAGAACACGCCCAACGCCGGTGTCAGCTACTACATCAAGGGCGGCCTGGCCTCACTGTGCCTGGACCTGCAGCTGCGTCTGCACTCGAAGGTCACGCTCGACGACGTGCTGCGCACGCTGTGGCAGCGCTACGGCGCCGCCGGCATCGGCGTGCCCGAGGGCGGCCTGGAGCAGGTCGCGCAGGAACTCTCGGGGCTGGACCTGCGCGAGTTCTTCGACGAGCTGCTGCGCACCACCGAGGAGCTGCCGCTGGCCGAGCTGCTCGCCGCCTTCGGCGTGGACTCGCGCCAGCGCCCGGCGGTGTCGGATGCCGACGCCGGCGGCCGCGTCACTGGCGAGGCGCCGGGCGCCTGGGCCGGGCTCAAGCTGCGCGCCGGCGAAATGCGCATCGCCTACGTTGCCGCCGGCAGTCCCGCCGCGCAGGCCGGCCTGTCGGTCAACGACCAGCTCGTGGCGATCGACGGCCTGCGCATCGGCCCGGCCAACGGGATGGCGCTGCTGGCGGCGCTGCCGCCGGGCCAGCCGGTGACGCTGCACTTCTTCCGCGGCGATGAGCTGCTGGAAGCGACCCTCACGCCCGCCGCGCCGCCGGCGGATACCTGGACACTGACGCTGGTGGCCGCCGAGGGCGAAGTGCTCGCCCGCCGCATGGCCTGGCTGGGGATATAG
- a CDS encoding CehA/McbA family metallohydrolase yields MPTFRSCLAVTLLPLLAACGGNSESSGAAPPAAEVNCAPGLPALELSGSAATGDAKTYRELPFVVGTGTGRIELSYGWSERLPLPSTPLTATTLDLGLWDEHGYRNAAGFRGWSGSRQGRIDNGQEPVYVEAGRAERGYVPGTIRPGTWYADLGIAAVGPGGADWTVKVECKAAGGTLPASDPVDRNHVARRTAGWYHGDFHMHGYHSNPNAPDDAGFIAQARAAQLDFLMVTEYVTGEHWRRLGAMQRANPDLVVWPGREIITYHGHAMTHGETPGVLEYRHGFEDVTLGAIQKAAKREGALFQVNHPTTFPGPLFANFCRGCAFELEDAIDWAQVDTIEILNGPLITEAGDLGLPIPLPLGIENPFMQTAIDLWERKLSEGYRITGVSGSDSKGVDAEDQRERKGYGSSATAVYATELSRAALTRAIQAGHAYVRTRGVARSPALEFEAHAIDGQSGIFGDTLRVNDTEQVTLRTVVTGGAGQTLRYFRNGRQYRSVAIATDPFVHELVVQRQPEQEGPLGTFWRVETKDDQARTTLGNPVFLKAR; encoded by the coding sequence ATGCCGACCTTTCGCAGCTGCCTTGCCGTCACCCTCCTGCCGCTGCTGGCCGCCTGCGGCGGCAACAGCGAATCTTCCGGCGCCGCGCCACCCGCAGCGGAGGTGAACTGCGCCCCCGGACTGCCGGCGCTGGAACTCAGCGGCAGCGCCGCGACAGGCGACGCCAAGACCTACCGCGAACTGCCCTTCGTGGTCGGCACCGGCACCGGGCGCATCGAGCTGTCCTACGGCTGGAGCGAGCGCCTGCCGCTGCCGTCCACACCGCTGACCGCCACCACCCTGGACCTGGGCCTCTGGGACGAGCACGGCTACCGCAACGCCGCGGGCTTTCGCGGCTGGTCCGGCTCGCGCCAGGGCCGCATCGACAACGGCCAGGAGCCGGTCTACGTCGAGGCCGGACGTGCCGAGCGTGGCTACGTGCCCGGCACGATCCGCCCCGGCACCTGGTATGCCGACCTGGGCATCGCCGCCGTGGGCCCCGGCGGCGCCGACTGGACGGTGAAGGTCGAGTGCAAGGCGGCCGGCGGCACGCTACCGGCCTCGGACCCGGTGGACCGCAACCACGTCGCGCGCCGCACCGCCGGCTGGTACCACGGCGACTTCCACATGCACGGCTACCACTCCAACCCCAACGCGCCCGACGACGCCGGCTTCATCGCACAGGCACGCGCCGCGCAGCTCGATTTCCTGATGGTCACCGAGTACGTCACCGGCGAGCACTGGCGCCGTCTCGGCGCGATGCAGCGCGCCAATCCCGACCTGGTGGTGTGGCCCGGCCGCGAGATCATCACCTACCACGGCCATGCCATGACCCATGGCGAAACCCCGGGCGTGCTGGAGTACCGCCACGGCTTCGAGGACGTGACCCTGGGCGCGATCCAGAAGGCCGCCAAGCGCGAGGGTGCGCTGTTCCAGGTCAACCACCCCACCACCTTTCCCGGCCCGCTGTTCGCCAACTTCTGCCGCGGCTGCGCCTTCGAGCTGGAAGACGCCATCGACTGGGCGCAGGTGGACACGATCGAAATCCTCAACGGCCCGCTGATCACCGAGGCCGGCGACCTGGGCCTGCCGATCCCGCTGCCGCTGGGCATCGAGAACCCCTTCATGCAGACCGCGATCGACCTGTGGGAGCGCAAGCTTTCCGAGGGCTACCGCATCACCGGCGTCAGCGGCTCCGATTCCAAGGGCGTGGACGCCGAGGACCAGCGCGAGCGCAAGGGCTACGGCAGCTCCGCCACCGCGGTCTACGCCACGGAACTGTCGCGCGCCGCGCTGACCCGCGCGATCCAGGCCGGCCACGCCTACGTGCGCACCCGCGGCGTCGCGCGCAGCCCGGCGCTGGAGTTCGAGGCGCATGCCATCGACGGACAGTCCGGCATCTTCGGCGACACGCTGCGGGTGAACGACACCGAACAGGTCACGCTGCGCACGGTGGTCACCGGCGGTGCCGGGCAGACGCTGCGCTACTTCCGCAACGGCCGGCAGTACCGCAGCGTGGCGATCGCCACCGATCCCTTCGTGCACGAGCTGGTGGTGCAGCGCCAGCCGGAACAGGAGGGGCCGCTGGGGACGTTCTGGCGGGTGGAGACCAAGGATGATCAGGCAAGGACGACGCTGGGGAATCCGGTTTTCCTGAAGGCGCGCTGA
- a CDS encoding serine hydrolase domain-containing protein: MIIKAAQDAGFLKNYKVRVPADLDGVTTVDTAREGAAARAGLRPADVEAIWTAVQDLYRSRAFPGISFCLRRRGEVVLHRTLGHARGNGPFDVRNAPKTPMALDTPVCLFSASKAVTAVLVHKLAEEGGLDLDQRVSHYIPAFGQRGKQDTTVAEVLAHRGGFPQIRVPRAEKRVEILLDWDGVIDRICRAPPTHPRRMAYHAISGGFILAELIQRITGASVQSYLDTRFREPLGLKHFTYGLPLQHRDTAALNYAAGQPVRFPLSSIVEKVLIVPFEQVVESSNSAAFMDAVIPAGNLYATAEELSRFFQVMLDDGCWQGRRLLKTETLKRAVKPKWRIALDGSLMIPMRYSEGMMLGANPVGLYGPASRHAYGHLGFMSILGWADPEREMSCALLTTGKALLGTHLITLGKLLATLSDRCKTG, encoded by the coding sequence ATGATCATCAAGGCCGCGCAGGACGCGGGATTCCTGAAGAACTACAAGGTCCGCGTGCCGGCGGACCTCGACGGCGTCACCACCGTCGACACCGCGCGCGAGGGCGCCGCCGCCAGGGCCGGCCTGCGGCCGGCGGATGTCGAGGCGATCTGGACGGCCGTGCAGGACCTCTACCGCAGCCGCGCCTTCCCCGGCATTTCCTTCTGCCTGCGCCGCCGTGGCGAGGTGGTGCTGCACCGCACACTGGGACATGCCCGCGGCAACGGCCCGTTCGACGTGCGCAACGCGCCCAAGACGCCGATGGCGCTGGATACCCCGGTCTGCCTGTTCTCGGCCTCCAAGGCCGTCACCGCGGTGCTGGTGCACAAGCTGGCCGAGGAGGGTGGGCTGGACCTGGACCAGCGCGTCAGCCACTACATCCCCGCCTTCGGCCAGCGCGGCAAGCAGGACACCACCGTGGCCGAGGTGCTGGCGCACCGCGGCGGCTTTCCGCAGATCCGCGTGCCCAGGGCGGAGAAGCGCGTGGAGATCCTGCTGGACTGGGACGGCGTGATCGACCGCATCTGCCGCGCCCCGCCGACCCACCCGCGGCGCATGGCCTACCACGCCATCAGCGGCGGGTTCATCCTGGCAGAACTGATCCAGCGCATCACCGGCGCCTCGGTGCAGTCCTACCTCGACACGCGCTTCCGCGAGCCGCTGGGACTGAAGCACTTCACCTACGGCCTGCCGCTGCAGCACCGCGACACGGCGGCGCTGAACTACGCCGCCGGGCAGCCGGTGCGCTTCCCGCTGTCGTCGATCGTGGAGAAGGTGCTGATCGTGCCCTTCGAGCAGGTGGTGGAGTCCTCCAACTCGGCGGCCTTCATGGACGCCGTGATTCCCGCCGGCAACCTCTACGCCACCGCCGAGGAGCTGTCGCGCTTCTTCCAGGTGATGCTGGACGACGGCTGCTGGCAGGGCCGCCGCCTGCTCAAGACCGAGACCCTGAAGCGCGCCGTGAAGCCGAAGTGGCGCATCGCCCTGGACGGCTCCCTGATGATCCCCATGCGCTACAGCGAGGGCATGATGCTGGGCGCCAACCCGGTGGGCCTCTACGGCCCTGCGAGCCGCCACGCCTACGGCCACCTGGGTTTCATGAGCATCCTGGGCTGGGCCGACCCCGAGCGCGAGATGTCCTGTGCCCTGCTGACCACCGGCAAGGCCCTGCTGGGCACCCACCTGATTACTTTGGGCAAGCTGCTGGCGACACTCTCGGACCGCTGCAAGACCGGTTGA
- a CDS encoding SWIB/MDM2 domain-containing protein, which translates to MAVKKAAKKPAAKKAPAKKAVAKKAPAKKAVAKKAAPAKKAAPKAAAKKAAPKAKKRVAGGGIAQPVALSADLAGIVGATSLSRGELTKRIWDYIKKNGLQDQKNRRQINADAKLKVIFGGKSQVSMFEMTKLVNKHVK; encoded by the coding sequence ATGGCTGTTAAGAAGGCTGCGAAGAAACCGGCTGCAAAGAAGGCCCCCGCCAAGAAGGCTGTGGCCAAGAAGGCTCCGGCCAAGAAGGCTGTTGCAAAGAAGGCGGCGCCCGCCAAGAAGGCTGCCCCGAAGGCTGCTGCAAAGAAGGCTGCTCCCAAGGCGAAGAAGCGCGTTGCTGGCGGTGGTATCGCCCAGCCGGTCGCCCTGAGCGCGGACCTCGCCGGCATCGTCGGCGCGACCTCGCTGAGCCGTGGCGAGCTGACCAAGCGCATTTGGGACTACATCAAGAAGAACGGTCTGCAGGACCAGAAGAACCGTCGCCAGATCAACGCCGATGCCAAGCTGAAGGTGATCTTCGGCGGCAAGAGCCAGGTCTCGATGTTCGAAATGACGAAGCTCGTCAACAAGCACGTCAAGTAA
- a CDS encoding AraC family transcriptional regulator — protein sequence MTQAPAAGTPDAAEDPRYEAAIFPVFLLQTLAQVAASRGIEPQTLCRGLGFHAEDLDDPAFRVSYRQASLMIRRALQLVPGDGLGLAVGNRNVLGTLGLLGHAVSLCPTLGDAFDIGMRYQVVAGGITQSSVRLSGNEVWVEAGFRFPDVEIQVFAVEELFASLLVYGRSLVGKDFTPLRVELAYPAPAYAAQYGSLFGCPLRFGAEQNRCAIEARWLMHELPNHNPLALKQVLALLETEHTQVRQKLDLAATVERAIERALRRGPSLEHIAGELNMSSRTLRRRLGEQGLSFETLLNNVRRTRVMSLLMNPELPVERVAEQSGYADVRSFRRAFKRWTGVSPSEFRQ from the coding sequence ATGACCCAGGCCCCCGCAGCCGGCACGCCAGACGCCGCCGAAGATCCGCGCTACGAAGCCGCGATCTTCCCGGTCTTCCTGCTGCAGACCCTGGCGCAGGTCGCCGCCAGCCGCGGCATCGAGCCGCAGACCCTGTGCCGCGGCCTGGGCTTCCACGCCGAGGACCTGGACGACCCCGCCTTCCGCGTCTCCTATCGCCAGGCCAGCCTGATGATCCGCCGTGCCCTGCAGCTGGTGCCGGGCGATGGCCTGGGCCTGGCCGTGGGCAACCGCAACGTGCTGGGCACCCTGGGCCTGCTCGGGCATGCGGTGTCGCTGTGCCCCACCCTGGGCGATGCCTTCGATATCGGCATGCGCTACCAGGTGGTGGCGGGCGGCATCACCCAGTCCAGCGTGCGGCTGTCGGGCAACGAGGTCTGGGTGGAGGCGGGCTTCCGTTTCCCCGACGTGGAAATCCAGGTTTTCGCCGTGGAGGAGCTGTTCGCCAGCCTGCTGGTCTACGGCCGCAGCCTGGTGGGCAAGGACTTCACGCCGCTGCGCGTGGAGCTGGCCTACCCGGCACCGGCCTACGCTGCGCAGTACGGCAGCCTGTTCGGTTGCCCGCTGCGCTTCGGCGCGGAGCAGAACCGCTGCGCGATCGAGGCGCGCTGGCTGATGCACGAACTGCCCAACCACAACCCGCTGGCGCTGAAGCAGGTGCTGGCGCTGCTGGAAACCGAACACACCCAGGTGCGGCAGAAACTCGACCTGGCCGCCACGGTGGAGCGTGCCATCGAAAGGGCCCTGCGGCGCGGTCCCAGCCTGGAGCACATCGCCGGCGAGCTGAACATGAGCAGCCGTACCCTGCGCCGCCGCCTGGGCGAACAGGGCCTCAGTTTCGAGACCCTGCTCAACAACGTGCGCCGCACGCGGGTGATGAGCCTGCTGATGAATCCGGAGCTGCCGGTCGAGCGCGTCGCCGAGCAGTCCGGCTACGCCGACGTGCGCAGCTTCCGCCGCGCCTTCAAGCGCTGGACCGGCGTCAGCCCCAGCGAATTCCGGCAGTAG
- a CDS encoding DUF2505 domain-containing protein, which translates to MQFSYKQTFDKDAATVLKMFCDPAYHKALQEAMGATGYRQVEHSDDGTRFMIKMSYEVKSTAPLPGFAKKILGETTAVTQTERWDRSTKKGEVVVEPRGLPGKIRCATSIADTAGGSAKTFDWDVAVKIPLVGGKLEDLIVGDIKQKDPIDAATGRKLLEKY; encoded by the coding sequence ATGCAGTTCTCGTACAAGCAGACGTTCGACAAGGACGCCGCCACCGTGCTGAAGATGTTCTGCGATCCGGCCTATCACAAGGCCCTGCAGGAGGCGATGGGCGCCACCGGCTACCGCCAGGTGGAGCACAGCGACGACGGCACGCGCTTCATGATCAAGATGAGCTACGAGGTGAAGTCCACCGCGCCGCTGCCGGGTTTCGCCAAGAAGATCCTCGGCGAGACCACCGCCGTCACCCAGACCGAGCGCTGGGACCGCTCCACCAAGAAGGGCGAAGTGGTGGTGGAGCCCAGGGGCCTGCCCGGCAAGATCCGCTGTGCCACCTCCATCGCCGACACCGCCGGCGGCAGCGCCAAGACCTTCGACTGGGACGTGGCCGTCAAGATCCCGCTGGTCGGCGGCAAGCTCGAAGACCTGATCGTCGGCGACATCAAGCAGAAGGATCCGATCGACGCGGCGACGGGGCGCAAGCTGCTCGAGAAGTATTGA
- a CDS encoding metallophosphoesterase has translation MSRLFTRFTLVLTSVLALLYAYLAWRLTDGLIPRLLLALPFLLIWIVPVRYWGERREERGAVDDALHVAGYLAMGWLNFVLLLCLARDLLLALSSALPAVHQPLLQHGPALVLGGSIAALLAGFLGARRGPTPVEVQVPVPGLDPALEGFRIVQISDLHVGPTIGRDYVERVVRMANALQPDLVALTGDIVDGPVGGLADAVAPLANLQPAGRVFFVAGNHEVYAGLRAWGAQFRSLGIRTLVNEYALLEQASARLIVGGVSDPTMAAFGEALRPDAARASGRDEGAAFRLLLSHHPKLAVDAADAGFDLQLSGHTHGGQFFPWTLAVRKIHAPHALGLSRRGRMWVYVSAGSGSWGPPLRLGTKTEVTLLRLVRE, from the coding sequence ATGTCCCGCCTCTTCACCCGCTTCACCCTGGTCCTCACCAGCGTCCTGGCGCTGCTCTACGCCTACCTCGCCTGGCGCCTCACCGACGGCCTGATCCCTCGCCTGCTGCTGGCCCTGCCCTTCCTGCTGATCTGGATCGTGCCGGTGCGCTACTGGGGCGAGCGCCGCGAGGAGCGCGGCGCGGTGGATGACGCGCTGCACGTCGCCGGTTACCTGGCGATGGGCTGGCTCAACTTCGTGCTGCTGCTGTGCCTGGCGCGCGACCTGCTGCTGGCCCTCAGCTCCGCGCTGCCGGCCGTGCACCAGCCGCTGCTGCAACACGGCCCGGCGCTGGTGCTGGGCGGCTCCATCGCGGCGCTGCTGGCGGGCTTTCTCGGCGCGCGCCGGGGGCCGACGCCGGTAGAGGTGCAAGTGCCGGTGCCGGGCCTCGATCCGGCGCTGGAAGGCTTCCGCATCGTGCAGATCTCGGACCTGCACGTGGGCCCCACCATCGGCCGCGACTACGTCGAGCGCGTGGTGCGCATGGCCAACGCGCTGCAACCCGACCTGGTCGCGCTGACCGGCGACATCGTCGACGGCCCGGTCGGGGGCCTGGCTGACGCGGTGGCGCCGCTGGCAAACCTGCAGCCGGCCGGGCGCGTGTTCTTCGTGGCGGGCAATCACGAGGTCTATGCCGGCCTGCGCGCCTGGGGCGCACAGTTCCGTTCGCTGGGGATCCGCACCCTGGTCAACGAGTACGCGCTGCTGGAGCAGGCTTCCGCGCGCCTCATCGTGGGCGGCGTCAGCGACCCGACGATGGCGGCCTTCGGCGAGGCGCTGCGGCCGGATGCCGCCCGCGCCTCGGGCCGCGACGAGGGCGCTGCCTTCCGCCTGCTGCTGTCGCATCACCCCAAGCTGGCGGTGGACGCCGCCGACGCGGGCTTCGACCTGCAGCTGTCCGGGCACACGCACGGCGGGCAGTTCTTTCCCTGGACGCTGGCGGTGAGGAAGATCCACGCCCCGCATGCGCTGGGCCTGTCGCGGCGCGGCAGGATGTGGGTCTACGTCAGCGCCGGCAGCGGCAGCTGGGGGCCGCCGCTGCGGCTGGGAACGAAGACGGAAGTGACGCTGCTGCGGCTGGTGCGGGAGTAA